A window of Bacteroidales bacterium contains these coding sequences:
- a CDS encoding AI-2E family transporter, which yields MSQKYRVIVAVIGVLLGLFMMWYFFDILIYIITAGVISLIGQPLVEFLSKIRIGKLSMPKSIAALITIVTLIGLLVCLALLFVPMITRQAQMISKINVDEVVTYFAGVIDRMQGLLLSYDIIKADETLQSILERQITSVINVADFSNLFEKLLGATSTLIIGIFSVLFLSFFFLRDRQLLRSGILLFAPDRFQPEVVTILHKTKIMLSRYFIGLLSQLFIMMVLLTIGLSVFGIENAILIGFFGGLMNVIPYLGPIIGASIGTVLGISSDLGLGLYDNALNTAITVILVFSIANLIDNFVIQPLIFSKRVNAHPIEILLVILMAGSLAGIPGMILAIPGYTVLRIVAKEFLSGFKLIDKLTENI from the coding sequence ATGAGTCAGAAATATCGTGTCATCGTTGCTGTTATCGGGGTGCTCCTCGGTCTGTTCATGATGTGGTATTTCTTCGATATATTGATTTATATCATCACAGCCGGGGTGATATCTTTGATTGGCCAGCCTCTGGTGGAATTTCTTTCGAAAATCAGGATCGGCAAACTATCCATGCCTAAATCGATTGCAGCCCTCATCACAATTGTAACCCTGATAGGGTTGCTTGTGTGCCTGGCTCTCCTCTTTGTTCCGATGATTACGCGCCAGGCCCAAATGATCTCGAAGATCAATGTAGATGAAGTAGTTACATACTTTGCAGGGGTGATTGACCGGATGCAGGGGCTGCTGCTTTCTTATGATATTATTAAAGCAGACGAGACACTCCAAAGTATCCTGGAACGCCAGATCACTTCCGTGATCAATGTTGCTGATTTTTCCAACCTTTTTGAAAAGCTTCTCGGTGCGACGAGTACGTTAATTATCGGCATATTTTCCGTGCTCTTCCTTTCATTTTTTTTTCTGCGTGATCGCCAACTGCTCAGGAGCGGGATCCTTTTGTTTGCCCCTGACCGTTTCCAGCCTGAAGTTGTAACTATTCTGCATAAGACCAAGATCATGCTTTCAAGGTATTTTATAGGTCTGCTTTCACAGCTCTTTATCATGATGGTACTGCTTACGATCGGCCTGTCTGTCTTTGGGATTGAAAATGCAATATTGATAGGTTTTTTCGGAGGGTTAATGAACGTGATCCCTTACCTGGGGCCAATCATCGGGGCTTCTATCGGAACAGTACTCGGTATTTCCTCCGATCTGGGACTGGGATTGTATGATAATGCGCTGAATACGGCAATCACAGTAATCCTCGTTTTTTCCATAGCCAACCTGATCGATAATTTTGTCATACAACCCCTGATCTTCTCTAAAAGGGTAAATGCGCACCCGATTGAGATACTCCTTGTAATACTGATGGCAGGAAGCCTGGCTGGTATTCCGGGAATGATCCTGGCTATCCCGGGTTATACCGTGCTCAGGATCGTGGCGAAAGAATTTCTGAGCGGGTTTAAACTGATCGATAAATTAACCGAAAATATTTAA
- a CDS encoding GH92 family glycosyl hydrolase has protein sequence MKHLHFLLIIFVIIFDNLSAQQNLIQYINPLIGTQRMGHTYPGATVPFGMVQLSPDTDTISFEKDGKYNGEVYAYCSGYQYDDPTIVGFSHTHFSGTGHSDLGDFLIMPTVGALQLNPGTAVHPENGYRSAYLHQNEVAEPGYYKVKLDDDGILAELTATTRVGFHQYTFPETDSAHVILDLIHGIYNYNDKNVWTFIRVENDTLVTGYRQTNGWARTRVIYFAMVFSKPFYQYGHKKYDQTVYRGFYRKFDETKNFPEMAGKKIRAYFDFNMKEGEKLKIKFALSSVSTDGALKNLQSEIPHWDFERVVRESQGKWNKELNKVVVETMTPGDKVTFYTALYHSFLSPTVYMDVDGAYRGLDQNINQATDFTNYTTFSLWDTYRALHPLFNLIQPGRNTDMIKSMLAHYDQSVHPMLPVWSHYANENWCMIGYHAVSVIADAVVKGNDGFDTGHALEACVNTANYDLFDGLGYYKVMGYVPEDKNSSSVSKTLEYAYDDWTIAQLAGKIGNPEIDLIFTKRSASFLNVYDPGTGFMRPKLNDGSWKVPFDPLNTHGQGFIEGNAWNYSLYVPHQIPEMISLMGGREKFSRYLDSLFTMHLSDENFKETEDITRDGIIGCYVHGNEPGHHIPYLYNWTGQPWKTQERVRMIMKAMYADAPDGLCGNDDCGQMSAWYIFSSLGFYPVCPGADWYAIGSPLVKSAVITLENGNKLELEVRNQSETNLFIQDILLNGERYLKNYIDHSSLIKGGKITFVMGPHPNKSWGKILP, from the coding sequence ATGAAACACCTTCACTTCTTGCTAATAATCTTTGTCATCATATTCGACAATCTTTCAGCGCAACAGAACTTAATACAATATATAAACCCTTTAATCGGCACACAACGCATGGGCCATACCTATCCGGGAGCAACGGTTCCTTTTGGCATGGTGCAGCTCAGCCCTGACACTGATACCATTAGCTTTGAAAAAGACGGAAAATATAACGGGGAGGTTTATGCTTATTGCTCGGGATATCAATATGATGACCCGACGATCGTGGGGTTCAGCCATACGCATTTCAGCGGGACCGGGCATTCCGACCTGGGAGATTTCCTGATTATGCCCACGGTCGGGGCTTTGCAGCTGAATCCGGGAACTGCCGTCCATCCTGAAAATGGCTATCGCTCTGCTTACTTACATCAGAATGAAGTTGCAGAACCTGGCTATTACAAAGTGAAGCTGGATGACGACGGCATTCTGGCGGAACTGACGGCTACAACGCGGGTAGGCTTTCACCAGTATACCTTCCCGGAAACCGACAGCGCCCATGTCATCCTTGATCTTATCCATGGGATTTATAATTATAATGATAAGAATGTCTGGACATTTATCCGGGTGGAAAATGATACGCTTGTGACCGGCTATCGCCAGACAAACGGTTGGGCCAGGACACGGGTGATTTATTTCGCGATGGTCTTCAGCAAACCATTTTATCAATATGGGCATAAAAAATACGATCAGACCGTTTACCGGGGATTTTACCGGAAGTTTGATGAAACGAAGAACTTCCCGGAAATGGCAGGCAAGAAGATCCGGGCTTATTTCGACTTTAATATGAAAGAAGGGGAGAAACTGAAAATCAAATTTGCCTTATCGTCCGTCAGTACGGATGGCGCCCTGAAAAACCTACAGTCGGAAATTCCCCATTGGGACTTTGAACGGGTAGTCAGGGAAAGCCAGGGAAAATGGAATAAAGAACTGAACAAAGTGGTAGTGGAAACGATGACCCCGGGCGATAAAGTGACCTTCTACACCGCCCTTTATCATTCTTTTCTCAGCCCGACGGTTTATATGGATGTCGATGGCGCTTACCGCGGCCTTGACCAGAATATCAACCAGGCAACTGATTTTACGAATTACACCACTTTTTCGCTCTGGGATACTTACCGCGCCTTGCATCCTTTGTTCAATCTAATACAGCCCGGCAGGAATACAGATATGATCAAATCCATGCTGGCCCATTATGATCAGAGCGTGCACCCGATGCTTCCAGTCTGGTCGCACTATGCCAATGAGAATTGGTGCATGATTGGCTATCACGCCGTTTCGGTCATCGCGGATGCCGTTGTAAAAGGAAATGATGGTTTCGATACCGGCCATGCGCTGGAAGCCTGTGTGAATACGGCCAATTATGATCTTTTTGATGGTCTGGGCTATTATAAAGTCATGGGTTATGTTCCGGAAGACAAGAATTCTTCCTCGGTTTCAAAAACATTGGAATATGCCTATGACGACTGGACCATTGCCCAATTGGCCGGTAAAATTGGCAATCCTGAAATTGATCTGATTTTTACCAAACGATCTGCAAGCTTTTTGAATGTTTATGATCCAGGAACGGGCTTCATGAGGCCAAAGCTGAACGATGGTTCATGGAAGGTGCCGTTTGACCCTCTGAATACGCATGGGCAGGGTTTTATTGAAGGAAATGCCTGGAATTACAGCCTTTATGTCCCGCATCAGATTCCTGAGATGATCAGCCTGATGGGAGGTAGGGAAAAATTTTCAAGGTACCTCGATTCGTTATTCACTATGCACTTGTCAGATGAAAATTTTAAAGAAACTGAAGATATAACGCGTGATGGGATTATCGGCTGTTATGTGCACGGCAACGAGCCCGGTCATCATATCCCCTATCTTTATAACTGGACCGGTCAGCCATGGAAAACACAGGAAAGGGTGAGGATGATCATGAAAGCCATGTATGCTGATGCGCCGGACGGGTTGTGCGGGAATGATGACTGCGGCCAGATGTCGGCATGGTACATTTTCAGTTCCCTGGGATTCTACCCGGTCTGCCCCGGAGCCGACTGGTATGCCATTGGAAGCCCCCTTGTAAAATCTGCCGTTATTACATTGGAGAATGGCAATAAATTGGAATTAGAGGTGAGAAATCAGTCGGAAACCAACTTATTCATCCAGGATATCCTGTTGAACGGAGAGAGATATTTAAAAAATTACATAGATCATTCTTCATTAATAAAAGGCGGAAAAATTACTTTTGTGATGGGTCCTCATCCTAATAAATCCTGGGGGAAAATTCTTCCGTAA
- a CDS encoding aldehyde dehydrogenase family protein: protein MSAILTVKSPYDHHFIREFPLAGEREIERAISKAYDLFHDQSRWLHKYHRIEILERLAGLMEKQVEELTRIAAEEGGKPYRDSKVEVLRAINGVKIATAELYNLRGEEIPMGMTAASVNRLAFTTREPIGVVFAISAFNHPLNLIIHQVIPAIATGCPVIVKPASSTPVSCFNLVRLLYEAGLPEAHCTALVCRRDLAEKLSADPRIGYVTFIGSHAVGWHLRSILAPGTRIALEHGGVAPVIIDKSAEIEEIAPGIAKGGFYHAGQVCVSVQRVFVHEEIARPFAEKLAEIAANLKVGDPLDPQTDIGPMIAESEVNRVHDWVEEAKATGAELLTGGQLILNQSPPLPRFPASYSPTVLFAPPEHIKVSREEVFGPVICVYPYSDLGDAISKANNLRYAFQAAVFTRDIDMALETAQKLNASAVMINDHTAFRVDWMPFGGRDESGIGIGGIPYSMHEMTREKLIVMKSKGLI, encoded by the coding sequence ATGTCTGCTATCCTGACAGTAAAGTCGCCGTACGACCATCATTTTATCCGGGAATTTCCCCTTGCCGGGGAAAGAGAAATTGAACGCGCCATAAGCAAGGCTTATGACTTGTTCCATGACCAATCCCGCTGGCTCCATAAATACCATCGGATCGAAATCCTTGAAAGGCTTGCCGGCCTGATGGAAAAACAGGTGGAAGAACTTACGCGGATTGCCGCCGAAGAAGGTGGCAAGCCTTACCGCGATTCTAAAGTGGAAGTCCTGAGAGCCATCAACGGCGTAAAAATCGCAACAGCTGAACTCTATAACCTTCGCGGAGAAGAGATCCCGATGGGAATGACGGCTGCTTCGGTTAACAGGCTTGCTTTTACCACGCGGGAACCAATAGGCGTGGTATTTGCAATCAGCGCCTTCAACCATCCGTTGAACCTGATCATCCACCAGGTAATTCCGGCCATCGCAACCGGTTGCCCGGTCATTGTGAAGCCCGCATCTTCGACTCCTGTTTCCTGCTTCAACCTGGTCAGGCTGCTTTACGAGGCCGGACTGCCGGAGGCACACTGCACCGCATTGGTCTGCCGGCGCGACCTGGCTGAAAAACTCTCCGCCGATCCACGGATTGGCTATGTGACTTTCATCGGATCACATGCTGTAGGATGGCACCTCCGGTCGATCCTTGCCCCAGGCACACGAATTGCACTTGAACACGGTGGCGTAGCCCCGGTCATCATAGATAAATCAGCGGAAATTGAAGAAATAGCTCCCGGCATTGCCAAAGGTGGTTTTTACCACGCCGGGCAGGTCTGTGTTTCTGTGCAGCGGGTGTTCGTACATGAAGAAATTGCCCGCCCGTTCGCAGAAAAGCTTGCCGAAATCGCCGCTAACCTTAAAGTCGGCGATCCGCTCGATCCGCAGACGGATATAGGCCCCATGATAGCAGAAAGTGAGGTTAATCGAGTTCATGACTGGGTTGAAGAAGCCAAAGCAACCGGAGCAGAATTACTTACAGGCGGCCAATTAATTTTAAATCAATCTCCCCCGCTCCCCCGCTTCCCCGCTTCCTACAGTCCCACAGTCTTATTCGCTCCTCCTGAGCACATAAAGGTATCCAGGGAGGAAGTCTTCGGCCCGGTGATCTGCGTCTATCCCTATTCAGATCTGGGTGATGCCATCTCAAAAGCCAATAATCTGCGCTATGCATTCCAGGCAGCCGTCTTTACCCGCGATATCGATATGGCGCTGGAAACGGCACAAAAACTCAATGCTTCCGCCGTGATGATCAACGACCATACCGCCTTCCGTGTCGACTGGATGCCGTTTGGCGGGCGCGACGAATCCGGAATCGGCATAGGAGGGATCCCTTATTCAATGCACGAAATGACGCGGGAGAAGCTGATAGTGATGAAGAGCAAAGGATTGATTTAA
- a CDS encoding purine-nucleoside phosphorylase, with amino-acid sequence MMNRILESAAFLRSKGITEPEIGIILGTGLGKLADQIEPEIEIDYEKIPHFPISTVEFHHGILIYGMLRGKKVLVMKGRFHTYEGYTTQEITLPIRVMKVLGIRSLLVSNACGAMNTAFKKGSLMLIEDHINLLPNPLIGPNFDELGTRFPDMSQAYSKEINQKIIRIAEKNGITLHRGVYVAVSGPNLETRAEYRWLSRIGADVVGMSTTPEVIVANHMKLPVAAISVVTDECDPDHLEPVDISKILYYASQAEQGLVKIFSDLVEEL; translated from the coding sequence ATGATGAACAGAATACTGGAATCCGCAGCATTTTTACGATCGAAAGGGATCACGGAACCTGAAATTGGCATTATTCTTGGAACCGGCCTGGGAAAACTGGCCGACCAGATCGAGCCTGAAATTGAGATCGATTATGAGAAGATTCCCCACTTTCCAATTTCAACCGTCGAATTTCACCATGGAATCCTGATATATGGCATGCTTCGCGGTAAGAAGGTCCTGGTCATGAAGGGCCGTTTCCATACTTATGAAGGTTATACCACCCAGGAAATCACCCTGCCGATCCGGGTTATGAAAGTCCTTGGAATACGCAGTTTGCTGGTTTCCAACGCCTGCGGTGCCATGAATACCGCATTCAAAAAAGGATCACTGATGCTCATCGAGGATCATATCAACCTGCTTCCGAATCCTTTGATCGGGCCCAATTTCGATGAACTGGGAACCCGTTTCCCGGACATGAGCCAGGCTTATTCAAAGGAAATCAATCAGAAGATAATCCGGATCGCTGAAAAGAACGGCATCACTTTGCATCGGGGCGTCTATGTGGCTGTATCAGGACCAAACCTCGAAACCCGCGCCGAATACAGGTGGCTTAGCCGCATTGGTGCCGATGTCGTTGGGATGTCAACCACCCCCGAAGTGATAGTGGCCAACCACATGAAACTCCCGGTGGCTGCTATTTCCGTTGTTACGGATGAATGTGACCCGGATCATCTTGAACCTGTCGATATTTCGAAAATACTTTATTACGCCTCCCAGGCCGAGCAAGGGCTTGTGAAAATCTTTTCCGACCTGGTGGAGGAATTATAA
- the efp gene encoding elongation factor P has product MPTTADFRNGLCIEFNNDLWAIVEFQHVKPGKGGAFVRTKIKNLRDGRVLENTFIAGVKINIVRIERRPHQYLYNDGDSYHFMNSDTFEQVYIEKKMIDAADLLKEGQTVDLIFHSETETVLQCEMPATVTLEVTYTEPGEKGNTATNTLKEATVETGAIVRVPLFINAGEKIKVDTRTYRYAERAKD; this is encoded by the coding sequence ATGCCAACAACCGCGGATTTCAGGAATGGATTGTGCATCGAATTTAACAATGACCTCTGGGCGATCGTTGAGTTTCAGCATGTCAAACCCGGCAAAGGCGGTGCTTTCGTCCGGACCAAGATAAAGAACCTTCGTGATGGCCGGGTGCTTGAAAATACCTTCATAGCCGGTGTCAAGATCAATATTGTCAGGATCGAAAGAAGGCCTCATCAATATCTTTATAACGATGGGGATTCCTATCACTTCATGAATTCCGATACCTTCGAACAGGTCTATATCGAGAAAAAAATGATCGATGCTGCGGACCTGCTCAAGGAAGGACAGACAGTCGACCTGATCTTCCATTCCGAAACGGAAACCGTGTTGCAGTGCGAAATGCCGGCTACGGTCACGCTTGAAGTGACTTACACCGAGCCCGGGGAAAAAGGCAACACCGCCACCAACACGCTGAAAGAGGCAACAGTTGAAACCGGCGCTATCGTCCGGGTACCGCTGTTTATCAATGCCGGTGAGAAAATCAAGGTAGATACCCGTACTTACCGGTATGCTGAAAGAGCTAAAGATTAA
- a CDS encoding UDP-3-O-(3-hydroxymyristoyl)glucosamine N-acyltransferase: protein MNLPRSYSLEEIAGLLNARFDGDPSFLITGINEIHMVNPGDLTFVDHPKYYDKALNSKATTILINKEVLRPEGKALIISDDPFRDYVYLAKHFRPFEACSASVSLTAEIGQGTMIQPGAFIGNHVKIGKNCLIHSNVSIYDHTVIGDEVIIHANSVIGADAYYFQKKSAGYRKLESCGRVVIKDRVEIGALCSIDKGVSGDTVIDEGTKFDNHVQVGHDTYIGKNCLIGAHCAIAGVTRIEDEVILWGRVSVNKDIVVGKGAVLLATSAIDKSIEGGITYFGSPAEEARKKWREMAYLKRLPELFKKLDSK, encoded by the coding sequence ATGAACCTCCCACGCAGTTATTCTCTCGAGGAAATCGCCGGTTTGCTGAATGCCAGGTTCGATGGTGATCCTTCTTTTTTAATTACCGGGATTAATGAGATCCACATGGTTAATCCAGGCGACCTGACTTTCGTGGACCACCCGAAATATTACGATAAAGCCCTGAATTCAAAGGCCACCACGATATTGATAAACAAGGAAGTGCTACGGCCTGAAGGAAAAGCTCTCATTATTTCCGATGATCCTTTTCGCGACTATGTTTATCTGGCTAAGCATTTCCGGCCTTTCGAAGCTTGCAGTGCATCGGTCAGCCTTACCGCTGAAATCGGCCAGGGAACCATGATCCAGCCTGGTGCATTCATTGGTAACCATGTGAAAATCGGTAAAAACTGCCTGATCCACTCCAATGTCAGTATTTACGACCATACCGTGATCGGTGATGAGGTCATCATCCATGCCAATTCGGTCATTGGTGCCGATGCATATTACTTCCAGAAGAAATCCGCAGGTTACCGCAAACTTGAATCATGCGGGCGGGTCGTGATCAAAGACCGCGTCGAGATAGGGGCGCTGTGTTCCATTGATAAAGGAGTTTCGGGAGATACTGTTATTGATGAAGGCACCAAGTTCGATAATCATGTTCAGGTCGGACATGACACCTATATCGGCAAAAATTGTCTCATCGGCGCCCATTGCGCCATAGCAGGTGTTACCAGGATCGAAGATGAGGTTATCCTTTGGGGCCGCGTTTCAGTAAATAAAGATATCGTGGTCGGTAAAGGAGCCGTGCTATTGGCTACTTCAGCCATTGACAAATCCATTGAAGGGGGAATAACATATTTCGGATCACCTGCAGAAGAAGCAAGGAAAAAATGGCGGGAAATGGCCTACCTGAAGAGACTCCCCGAATTATTCAAAAAGCTGGATAGTAAATAA
- a CDS encoding O-antigen ligase family protein has protein sequence MTERAKLLWVYGASAVFIAANAYLFLHDKLWGLAIPFVLLLLILYIFSLDNVLLLITFLTPFAVNLKDAEFGIGISLPSEPLMFGVLLLFILKLLHERFYDHKIMKHPVTIAIVINLVWIFITCFTSEIPTVSIKFMIARLWFVIPFYFAGILLFMDLKNVRRFQWLYIIPLVIVIFYTLYNHSTYGFDKPHSNMVMKPFYNDHTAYGAIIALFLPVFTGLSLSRQFKRSYRVMAFIILAILVTGIIFSYSRAAWISVAAALMVYFLVRFRIRFYWLLLSLVVGIGLFFMFQYQFIDKLEKNKQDSSTDFMEHVQSISNISSDASNLERINRWASAIRLFKERPIFGWGPGTYQFVYAPYQRSKEKTIISTNYGDMGNAHSEYIGPMSESGVLGMLSFFGIVVTVIITGIRVYRRSQNKEVKLLSLMIMLGLITYYVHGLMNNFLDTDKASVPFWGFTAILVAMDLYHSGKKERDTQVIETPEP, from the coding sequence TTGACCGAACGGGCGAAACTATTATGGGTTTATGGTGCCAGCGCGGTATTTATAGCCGCTAATGCCTACCTTTTTCTCCATGATAAATTATGGGGGCTGGCTATCCCTTTCGTCTTGTTATTGCTCATCCTGTATATTTTTTCGTTAGATAATGTGCTTCTTCTGATCACTTTTCTAACCCCTTTTGCCGTTAATCTTAAAGATGCCGAATTTGGGATCGGGATTTCTTTGCCTTCAGAACCCCTTATGTTCGGGGTTTTATTGCTTTTTATACTGAAACTTTTGCATGAGAGGTTCTATGATCACAAGATCATGAAGCACCCCGTTACCATTGCCATCGTCATCAATCTCGTCTGGATTTTTATTACCTGTTTCACCAGTGAGATTCCCACTGTTTCCATAAAATTCATGATTGCCCGTTTATGGTTTGTCATACCATTCTATTTTGCCGGAATATTGTTGTTCATGGATCTGAAAAATGTCAGAAGATTCCAGTGGTTATACATTATTCCGCTGGTAATAGTAATTTTCTATACGCTTTATAACCATTCAACTTATGGATTCGATAAGCCGCACAGCAATATGGTCATGAAGCCTTTTTATAATGACCATACGGCGTATGGTGCTATTATTGCCTTGTTCCTTCCCGTCTTTACAGGATTATCCCTGTCCCGGCAATTTAAGAGATCTTACCGTGTGATGGCTTTTATCATCCTGGCTATCCTGGTTACCGGCATTATCTTCTCATACAGCAGAGCAGCCTGGATTAGTGTAGCTGCTGCCCTGATGGTTTACTTTCTGGTCCGCTTCCGCATCCGGTTTTACTGGCTTTTGCTTTCCCTGGTGGTCGGTATCGGCCTCTTCTTTATGTTCCAGTACCAGTTCATTGATAAGCTCGAAAAGAACAAACAAGACTCTTCCACTGATTTCATGGAGCATGTCCAGTCGATTTCCAATATTTCATCTGATGCTTCTAACCTGGAAAGGATCAATCGATGGGCCTCAGCTATAAGATTGTTCAAAGAAAGGCCAATTTTTGGTTGGGGGCCGGGCACTTACCAGTTTGTTTACGCTCCGTACCAGCGTTCCAAGGAAAAAACAATTATCAGCACTAATTACGGGGACATGGGCAATGCCCATAGTGAATACATCGGGCCAATGTCTGAATCCGGCGTACTCGGAATGCTGAGTTTTTTCGGGATCGTTGTTACTGTCATTATTACCGGCATTCGTGTTTACCGGAGGTCTCAAAATAAGGAAGTCAAACTGTTGAGCTTGATGATCATGCTAGGACTGATTACTTATTATGTGCACGGATTAATGAATAACTTCCTTGACACAGACAAGGCGTCTGTGCCATTTTGGGGATTTACGGCAATATTGGTAGCAATGGATCTGTATCATTCCGGAAAAAAAGAAAGGGATACCCAGGTTATTGAAACACCTGAACCGTAA
- a CDS encoding class I SAM-dependent methyltransferase, translated as MRTKISNLLRQLGILLFTDKIRFFIFHLKKLKERRRFISKNPGIPIPPAYLIYEAFDLNYDSYYFASRNTAAWLLDHFKRHYQLININILDWGCGPARIVRHLPDLLDKSCSVYGTDYNAKSIAWNKKAIKGVNFNLNDTEPPLPYVDNSFDIIYGISIFTHLPEGLHYKWFSELVRITKKNGILFLTMQGNAFRIKLTISELDQFNRGELITRGNTKIGHRTYTAIHPPDFVTELIKGHQLLEHIEGDIRNNKPQQDIWIIKVIK; from the coding sequence ATGAGGACGAAGATTTCAAATCTTTTAAGGCAATTAGGAATATTACTCTTTACTGACAAAATAAGATTTTTCATTTTCCATTTAAAGAAATTAAAAGAAAGAAGAAGGTTCATATCAAAAAATCCTGGCATTCCAATTCCCCCTGCTTATCTCATTTATGAAGCATTTGACCTCAATTATGACAGCTATTATTTTGCAAGCAGGAATACAGCCGCTTGGTTACTGGATCATTTCAAAAGACACTATCAATTAATCAATATAAATATTTTAGATTGGGGATGTGGACCCGCAAGAATCGTCCGACATCTTCCGGATTTACTTGATAAATCATGTTCCGTCTATGGGACTGATTATAATGCAAAATCAATTGCCTGGAATAAAAAAGCGATAAAGGGAGTCAATTTTAACCTGAACGATACTGAGCCACCATTGCCTTATGTGGACAATTCATTTGACATTATTTATGGCATTTCGATTTTTACACATCTTCCTGAGGGATTGCATTACAAGTGGTTTTCTGAATTAGTGCGAATAACTAAAAAAAATGGCATTTTATTCCTTACGATGCAGGGTAATGCATTCAGGATAAAACTGACAATATCTGAACTAGATCAATTTAATCGGGGAGAATTAATTACAAGAGGTAATACAAAAATTGGCCATAGGACGTATACTGCTATTCATCCCCCTGACTTTGTAACAGAGCTTATAAAAGGACACCAATTACTCGAGCATATTGAAGGCGATATAAGAAACAACAAGCCTCAGCAGGACATTTGGATCATAAAAGTGATCAAGTAA